The genomic DNA TCGCGCTTCCAGGCGGTGAGCATCCTGTCCGACTCGGCGTAGGAAATGCGCCGCTGCTCCTGCGTCCATGCGCGGGAGCGTTCCGCGAGGGCCCGGTTGTACACATAGCGGACGCAACCGAACGTGCGGGCAAGCTGTTCGGCCTGCTCGCACGTCGGATAGAAACGGTACTTGTACGCCCGCCTCACCGCTCGCGCCATTGTGACACACTAGCGTTGTTGCCCGTCAAAATCGAATGAATGTGCTAACCCCGCCCTGAAGGACAGGGCCTGCACACTACGTTTCCCCGGTCACACGAGTGAATTTATGCGACAAAATATAGCGGATTGTCGCATCGTCTCGCCAGGCGAGCGGGCGCTCGTCTCGCCGGAGCGGCCCGCATACCACCCCGGCCCCGGTAAGGTTCAGCCGCGTGGCGTCACCGAACTCCCCGGACGAGAACCCCCCGGAATCCAGCGACTTCGCATTGCTGCTCGGCGCCGAGATCGACCGCGACGCCACCACCGCCCGCATCCTCGACGCCGCCCTGACCCTGTTCGCCGACATCGGCATCAGCCGCGTCAGCGCCGACGACATCGCCCGGCAGGCAGGCGTCAACCGCGCCACCCTCTACCGGCGCGTGGGCGCCAAGGACGTGATCGTGCGCGCCGCTCTGCTGCGCGAAACCGCTCGCGTCCTCGAACAGATCGCGGCCCGCCTGCGCCATCTCGATCCGGCCGATCCCGAAGCCGCCGCCGAGCGCGTCACCCACGGTTTCGCCACCACCGTCACGCTGCTGCGCACCAATCCGATCCTGGTGAAACTGCTTGCCGTGGACCGCGATCAGACCCTCGCCGCGATCACCATCGGCGCGGGCGACATCCTCGCCCTGGCCACCGCCTTCGTCGCCGAGCAACTCTTCGCCACCACGGGCGCCGTCCGTGACCCGGAGACCGTCGCGGGCATGATCGTGCGCCTCGTGCACTCCCTGGTCCTCACCCCCGACGCGCCACCGCGGCTGCGTGACGAGCCGGAACTGCGCGCCTTCGCCGTGAACTATCTGACGCCGGTGCTGCTACCGGACAACCCGAAGCTCCGGTAACCGGCGCACCCACGCGCCACGAAATCCGAAGTGAGCAAGTTTCAGATTTTGGGCAGGTGGATGCGCCGGTTTTCTCCGCGGCTCGGGCTCTACAACCCGTGGATCAGCTGTTCAGCTCGCCGAATCGATCCGCATCCGCGGTCATCGTCGTTCTCATGGTCGTGCCTCATCTCTCCGGCCGCCTCGTCGCGGCCGGGATAATCACCCGGATCTTCCGGTCTTCCGGTTCCGGCGGACTGCCGTGAACAGCCGGATCGTATTCAATTCCACACCGGGACGACGGTTTTCGAGGGCGATCGCCGTGCCCCCGGTTTTCCCGGGCATGCCCGCCGCGACCGGGCAACCCGGCACCGGAAGGCGAACCTCGTGTCCGCAATCACCCGAGGAAATACCAGCTCGCCGCCGTCCCGACGCGAGTACGGTGGGAGCCGAGGACACAACGAGAAGTACGCGCACCGACACCGCCAGGCCGTGTGGTCCGCGCTCGCGGATCGCGCGCCGCCCTTTGTATTTCCGAGCCTTCCTGGAGGACGGATGTCCGATCCCGCCCCCGTACCACTTCACACCTACGGAACAGTTCCCGGACCCACCGGATTACCGCCGAACACCAAGGTCTGCGTGACCGAGGGCAGGCGACCGTCGATGTCGTTGTTCCTCGTTCCCGAACCACTGATACCCGGTGGACTGATCCTGCACGTGCTCGAACAGGACGACGTTCGCACCACCGGGGAAGCCCGGCCCGATCGCGAGCTGATCGACGCGGCCCAGGAAATCGTCACCCCGCCCTATCGAACAACCTTCAGTACCTACGATCCCAGCCCCTGCGACCCCGATCTGATCCGCACCGTCCTGCGCGACCATCTCATCACCGATCCCGCCCCCGCCGGCCTCGATCTCGGCGACCGCGCCGAGGTGCTGCGCCTGGCGACACTGCCCGAGCACCGGATCGGCATGCGGCGGATCGAGGACTTCCAGGCGTGGTCGGTCCGCCAGGCGATGCTCGCGGTCTACCGGCACTTCGACATCGACCAGCGCGCGCCGCTGATCTACCACGGTTTCGCCGACCCCGGCGAGGGCTGGTTCGCGCTGCGCGCCGCCGACGCCTGACTCCCACCGTGCTCCTCCGACCTGCGCGGTTCCCGATATTCGAGGGACCGCCGCAGGCGTTCGCCCGCCCGGCGGAGCGTTCGAGATCATCCGACGACTGCGACCCAAGGCGCCGCGCCATGGGACAGCGCGCCGGGGCTCACACATCGTGTGGGCGGCCTCTGTCGGCCGGAACGCGACGGCACGCGGCTACTGGTGGCCGAAGTCCCGCTCGTAATCCTCACGATCGTGCTGAGCGCCATGGCGGGTCCGCGATACGAGGTTCGGATCGAGTCCGTGCTCGAGGAGGCGGAACCGGCGGTACACGTAGTCCAGCGCGACGGCGAAGTAGATCGTCGGCACGAGCAGAATCACGATCATCGCCGCAGGCACCCATGCGGGTCCCGGGAGGAGGAAGAACAACAGCAGCAATGGCACAGGAATCATGACGCGGAGCACGTAGCGGAGATTCGCGCCACGGCCCGTGAGGTCTTTGCGGACCCAGTCCTGCAAGTCCAAGGGCAGCGTCCCACCCAAGTTGTACCAGATACGCTGGCGCAGAGATGGGGTCTTCATAGGCCCGAGCCTACCGCGACAGCATGATTCGCGGCGGTCGCCGACCGGACTCCGGCGCGCCCCGAATTCGTTCACCACCCTCGACGACACGGCCGATAGGGTCTTGCCATGTCGGTGCTGGGATGGATCGTGCTGTCAGGGCTGGCGATGAGCGCGCTCGCACTGGTAGGCAGCGTGTCCGTGCTCGTGCCCGAGTCGGTGTTCCAGAAGCTGGTGCTGCCACTGGTCGCGCTGGCGGCCGGGGCACTGCTCGGCGGCGCCCTGTTCCACATGCTGCCCGAATCCATCGCGGTGCTCGGTAACAACCTCGCCGTCTACACCTGGCTCGCCGCCGGATTGTTCGCGTTCCATGCGCTCGAACAGTTCCTGCATTGGCACCACTGCCACCGTCCGGTCGGGGAACACCGCCCCCTCGGTTACCTGATCCTCGCTGCCGACGGACTACACAACCTGATCGGCGGGGTGGCGGTCGGTAGCGCCTTCATCGTCGATATCCGGTTGGGGATGATCACCTGGTTGGTCGCGGCCGCCCACGAGATACCGCAGGAACTCGGCGACTTCGGAATCCTGGTCCACAGTGGGTGGAGTGCCCGCCACGCCCTGCTCTACAACGTGGCCTCGGCGCTGACATTCCCGCTCGGTGGCCTGCTCGCCTACGGCGTGTCCGGGCGGATCGATGTCGCGGTGCTCGTGCCGTTCGCCGCAGGAAACTTTGTCTACATCGCCGTGGCCGATCTGCTCCCGGAAATCACCACCTCCCCGATTCCACGGGAGAAGATCGTGCACACCGCCAGCTTCGGATTCGGGCTCGCCGCACTGTGGACCCTCGCGGTGCTGGTGTAACAGAGCGGCCCCGATAGGCCGTTCGGCCCTACCGGACACGCCCGTGACGGCCTGGACTGGAGGCAGGGAAACAGCCCGGAAGAAGCGGAGAGGAGATCTCTGATGAACTGCTGGTGCGGACACGGTCCCTGGCACTACCACGGCTACGCTTACCCGCCTGGAGGGGCGTATGGGCCGCCACCGGCTTATTACCCGGCTGTCGAGCCGCCCGAACCGTACGGCTACGGCAGGCGCAGGCGCCGCCGCGGACAAGGGCGGGCCGACGCCGACGAATTGGCGGACTACCTGCACGAACTGGAAGAGGAGATCGTCCGCCTCCGGCGCGAACTCGACGAACTGCGCAACTCCGGCACCGACGAAAGCTGACCGGGTCTCATCTCACCGCACGTCCACGGGTCGGACACAGGGGCACGATGGCGGATGCCGGGCAGTACCCGGCATCCGCACACCCGCGAACGGGGCTATCCCTTGCGGATGGCCCTCTCGACGTCCTCTTCGCTGATCTGCTTGGTGCAGAAGAACCAGTCCTCGCACTCGACACCTTCCTCGGCACCGGCCATGCGGTCCGCGGCGACGCCGCAGGACCCGGCGGTCGGGACGATCACCCGGTCGCCAGGACGCCAGTCGGCGGGCGTGGCCACCTCGAAGGCATCCGTGGTCTGCAAGGCTTTGATCACGCGGAGCAGTTCATCGAAATTGCGGCCGACGCTCTGCGGGTAGTAGATGATCGCGCGGATGATCCCGGCAGGGTTGACGAAGAACACCGCCCGGACGGCCTTGGTACTGTCCTCGCCCGGCATGATCATTCCGTACGTGCGGGCTACTTCCATCGTGACGTCGTCGATGAGCGGGAACGTCACGTCCACATTGCTCATCCCGCGAAAAGTGATCTTGTCCTTGATGGTGCGCAGCCAGGCGATGTGACTGTAGAGGCCGTCGACGGACAGGCCGACGAGTTCGGTGTTGTACTTCGCGAACTCGCCCTGCATCGCGGCGAAGGTCATGAACTCGCTGGTGCACACCGGGGTGAAGTCGGCCGGGTGGGAGAACAAGATCACCCACTTCCCCTGGTAGTCGGCCGGGAATTCGATTCCCCCTTGCGTGGTCACCGCGGTGAACGGGGGTGCCGGGTCGCCGATTCGGGGCATCGAGGGTGTGGTCTGAACAGGAACGTCCGCAGTGCTCATCGGTCTCACCTCTCCGATAAATGGTTGGTGGCGAAACAAAGACGGGCGGTCAGGCCGCCGCGACCTCCCGCGTGATCGCGTACACGAAGTCGTCGAGGTCGCCGGGCTTGCGTGAGGTGATCAGTGTCCACCCGCCCGTGCCGGAACGGACAGCGGGCTCGTCCACCCAACTGCCGCCCGCGTTGGCGAGATCGGTGCGCAGTGACGGGTACGAGGTCAGCGTCTTGCCTTCGACCAGGTCGGCCTCGGCGAGCAACCACGGTCCGTGGCAGATCGCGGCGATCGGCTTACCGGCCTCGGCGAAGTCCTTGGCCAGAGCCACCGCGCGATCGTCCATGCGCAGCTTGTCGGCGTTGACGGTGCCGCCGGGCAGCACCAGTAGGTCGAAGTCCCCTGCCCGGACCTCGTCGAGACCGAGATCCGGCTCCACGCTCTCGGCCGGCTCGAGATCGTGGCGGTAGGTGCTCACCCGCTCGGCCTTCGGCGCGGCATGGGTGACCGTCGCGCCGCGTTCGCGCAATCGGTCGCGCGGCGTCACGAGCTCGTCGTGTTCCACTCCGGTGTTCGCGGTGAGAACCAGTGCCCGCACCCCGTCCAATTCGGCCATCGGCCGCTCCTCTCCTCGGCGCACGACCGGTTGTGCACATGACCGGTCCTTATCGGGGGCATGCCGCGCTATCTCGCGGCTAAACATCGAGCGACCGGTGTGGCAGGTTCGGCGCCCACCGTGGCGCGATAGCAGATGGGCATCGGGCGGTAGTAGCATCCAACTATCCCTCGAGAGTCGGAACACGATGCACGAACTCGCCATCACGCAGAGTGTCATCGACGCCGTGTGTGAACACGCGGCGGGGCGGCAGGTGTACAGCGTGACCGTCGATGTGGGTGTTCTGACCGCGGTGGTCCCCGAAGCGATGCGATTCTGTTTCGACCTCGCGACCGAGGGCACCGTCGCGGAGGGCGCGAGCCTGGATATCCGGTGCGTACCTGGCGCGGCACATTGCCGCGACTGCGGTGCGGACTTCACCGTCACCGATCCGATCCTGCTCTGCCGGTGCGGAAGCGCCGATGTGGAGCTCAGGGCGGGCCGGGAATTGCGAATCCGGTCGATGGAAGTGAGCCGAGAATGTGCGCAACCTGCGGATGCGGGAACGTCGCCGAGCACGAGCACGCGCCCCTGACAGAGACGGTGTCGCTGGAGCAGAAGGTGCTGGCGAAGAACGACCACCTCGCCCAGCACAATCGCGAGTGGCTGCGCGATCGCGGCATTCTCGCACTGAATATGACCAGCTCCCCGGGCGCCGGGAAAACCACACTGCTCGAGCGGACGATTCGCGCGCTGCCCGATACACCGATCGCGGTGATCGAGGGTGACCAGGAGACGGAGCTGGACGCGGAGCGCATCACCGCGACCGGGGCGCGGGCCGTGCAGGTCAACACCGGATCCGGATGTCATCTGGATGCCGAGATGACGCATCGGGCTCTGAACGCGCTGAACCCCGCGCCCGGGACGGTGCTGTTCGTCGAGAATGTCGGCAATCTGGTCTGTCCGGCCCTGTTCGACCTCGGGGAACACCGCAAGGTCGTGATGATCTCGGTGTGCGAGGGGACCGACAAACCGCTGAAGTATCCGCACATGTTCGCCGCGGCGGGTCTGGTGCTCGTGAACAAGATCGATCTGCTGCCGTACGTCGATTTCGACCTGGCCGCGTGCACCGAGTACGCGCGCGCGGTGAATCCGGGCGTGGACATCCTGCCGCTGTCGGTGACCACCGGCGAGGGCCTCGACCACTGGTACGAGTGGCTCGGGCAGCAGCGCCGGACGGTCTCGGCGAGCCTTGAGGGTGTGATCGACCCCGCCTAGACTGACGTGATCGGCGTCACAAACCCGCGAAGCGGGCCGGAGCGACGAACCGCCGCCCCGACTCCGGAAGGTGGCAGCACATGCCCACTCAGGAAGCGGTCCGAGCTGAGGAGACGCTGATCCATGTGCTCTGGATCAACGCCGGTCTCAGTTGCGATGGCGATTCGGTGGCGTTGACCGCCGCCACCCAGCCCAGTGTCGAAGAAATCGCCCTCGGCGCATTACCCGGTCTACCGAAAGTGGCCGTGCACTGGCCACTCATCGATTTCGAGTGCGGCCCCAACGGCGGAGCCGACGATTTCCTGCAATGGTTCTTCCGCGCGGACCGGGGCGAACTCGACCCCTTCGTCCTGGTGGTGGAGGGATCGATACCGAACGAAAAGGTGCACGACGAAGGTTACTGGTGCGGATTCGGCAACGACCCCGCCACCGGCCAGCCGATCACGACCAGCGCATGGCTGGACAGGCTCGCGCCGAAGGCCACCGCGGTGGTGGCGGTCGGTACCTGCGCGACCTACGGCGGAATCCACGCGATGGCGGGCAACCCGACCGGCGCGATGGGCGTACCCGACTACCTCGGCTGGGAGTGGAAGAGCAAGGCGGACATCCCGATCGTCTGCGTGCCCGGCTGCCCCATCCACCCGGACAACCTGTCCGAGACGCTTACCTACCTGCTCTACCTGGCCACCGGCCAGGCGCCGATGATTCCGCTCGACGAGGCGCTGCGGCCGAAATGGCTGTTCGGCGCGACCGTGCACGAGGGTTGCGATCGTGCGGGCTATTACGAGCAGGGCGATTTCGCCACCGAATACGGCTCGCCGAAATGCATCGTCAAGCTCGGATGCTGGGGTCCGGTGGTCAAGTGCAACGTGCCCAAGCGCGGGTGGATCAACGGGGTGGGCGGCTGCCCGAACGTGGGCGGTATCTGCATCGGCTGCACGATGCCCGGATTCCCCGACAAATTCATGCCGTTCATGGACGAGCCGCCCGGCGGGAAGCTCTCCTCCGCTGCCTCGGGCGTCTATGGATCGGTGATCCGCAGCCTGCGGACCATCACCGGCCGCACCGTGGACAAAGAGCCGCGCTGGCGGCATCGCGGCGACAAGCTCGAGACCGGCGCCACCCGCACCTGGTAGGAGAAGCTCCGATGACCCAGATCATCCCCGAGCCCTCGCACCGCACGATCGAACCGGACAGCCTCGTCGACATGGCGTGGGATCCGATCACTCGTATCGTCGGCAGCCTCGGCATCTATACCAAGATCGACTTCGCGAACCGGGAAGTGGTCGAGTGCCACAGCACCTCGTCCATCTTCCGCGGTTACTCGATCTTCATGCGCGGCAAGGACCCGCGCGACGCCCATTTCATCACCAGCCGGATATGCGGGATCTGCGGCGACAACCACGCGACGTGCTCCTGCTACGCCCAGAACATGGCCTACCGAGTCCAGCCGCCGCACCTGGGCGAATGGATCGTCAATCTCGGCGAGGCCGCCGAGTACATGTTCGACCACAACATCTTCCAGGAGAACCTGGTCGGGGTGGATTTCTGCGAGAAGATGGTCGCGGAGACCAATCCGGGAGTGCTCGCGGTGGCCGAGCGGACCGAGGCGCCGCACGCCGAGGCCCACGGCTACCGCACCATCGCCGACATCATGCGCGCCCTCAACCCGTTCACCGGGGAGTTCTACCGGGAAGCCCTGCAGGTCAGCCGGTACACCCGCGAGATGTTCTGCCTCATGGAGGGCAGGCATGTGCATCCGTCGACGCTGTATCCCGGCGGTCCGGGCACGGTGGCGACGGTGCAGTTGATGACCGACTACATGACCAGATTGATGCGCTACGTCGAGTTCATGAAGCGCGTCGTTCCGATGCACGACGACCTGTTCGATTTCTTCTACGAGGCGTTGCCCGGCTACGAGAAAGTCGGCCTGCGGCGGACGCTGCTCGGCTGCTGGGGTTCGTTCCAGGACCCCGAGGTCTGCAATTTCGAGTACAAGGACATGGAGGACTGGGGTCGCAAGATGTTCGTCACGCCGGGAGTCGTGGTGGACGGCAGACTGGTCACCACCTCCCTGGTCGACATCAACCTCGGTCTGCGGATCCTGCTCGGCAGTTCCTACTACGAGGACTGGACCGACCAGGAGATGTTCGTGACCACCGACCCACTGGGCAATCCGGTGGACCGGCGCCACCCCTGGAACCAGCACACCAATCCCAAGCCACAGAAACGCGACCTGGACGACAAGTACAGCTGGGTCATGTCACCGCGCTGGTTCGACGGCACCGACCACCTCGCGCTGGACACCGGCGGCGGCCCGCTGGCCCGGCTGTGGTCGACGGCATTGGCGAACCTGGTCGATATCGGCTACGTGCAGGCCACCGGTCACAGCGTCCGGATCAATCTGCCGAAGACCGCGCTGAAGGGGCCGGTCACGCTCGAGTGGAAGATCCCCGTGCACGGCAGCAACACCATCGAACGCGACCGTGCCCGCACCTACTTCCAGGCCTACGCGGCGGCCTGCGCCCTGCATTTCGCGGAGAAGGCGCTGGCGGAGATCCGGGCGGGCCACACCAAGACCTGGGAGCCGTTCGAGGTGCCCGAGGAGGGCATCGGCTGTGGTTTCACCGAGGCGGTGCGCGGTGTGCTCTCACACCACATGGTGATCCGGGACGGGAAGATCGCGAACTACCACCCGTATCCGCCGACCCCGTGGAACGCCAGCCCGCGCGATGCCTACGGCACCCCGGGCCCCTACGAGGACGCGGTGCAAGGGCAGCCGATCTTCGAGGAGAACGACCGCGAGCACTTCAAGGGCATCGACATCATGCGCACGGTGCGCAGTTTCGACCCGTGCCTGCCGTGCGGTGTGCACATGTATCTCGGCAAGGGGCAGACGCTGCGGAAACTGCACTCGCCGACGCAGGCGCTCACCCCGGAGTGAATCCGTATCGGTACCGGCGACGGGAGGGTGGCGGTGGATGTCCGCCCGGCAGAACAGGTCGACGCGCACCCCGGCGAGAGCCGGTGGCGTACGGCGGGTGATCGGATAGAGACGCTGCTCGAGGCCAGTTCGGCGGGCGGCGCGGTGGCTCGTGAACGCGCCGAACAGCTGGTGCGCGAGGTCGTCGACCTGTACGGGGCCGGGCTGGCGCGGGTGGTCGCACTGCTGGACGCCGGGATGCTGGAACGGCTGGCACGCGACGACCTGGTCGCGAGTCTGCTGCTCGTCCACGGGCTGCACCCGCACGACGTGGACACCAGAGTGCGGTCAGCGCTGGACAGCGTGCGGCCCTACCTGGGTTCGCACGGCGGCGACGTGGAATTGGTCGAGATCGTGGACGCGGTGGTCCGCCTGGAACTGACCGGCAGCTGCCGCGGCTGCCCGTCCTCGTCGGTGACCCTGGAGCTGGCGGTGCAGGACGCGGTCCGCGCGGCGGCGCCGGAGATCGAGGCCATCGAGGTCGTCGCCGCGCCCACCGAGCCCGCGGCGCCGATCCCCGCCGATTCGCTGTTCTCGCGGGTGCGTTCGAGCGATGCGTCAGGCCAGTGGGTCCCGGCTCCCGAACTGGCCGAGCTGGTCCCCGGCGAGGTGGGCGGGTTCGCCGTGGCCGGGCTCCCGGTGTTGGCCTGCCGGGTGGGTGAGCACGTATTCGCCTACCGGGACCTCTGCCCGGTCTGCGCGCATTCGCTCGCCGGGGCCGCCCTGCACCGGCGGCCGGGTTTCCCGGTCGGCGACGCGGTCCTGCGCTGCCCGACCTGCCGCACGCATTTCGACGTCGTCGCGGCCGGTGCGCGTATCGACGGCGACGGTCACCTCGAGCCGATCCCGGTGCTGGTGCGTGACGGTGTGCTGTCGATGGCGGTGCCGGTGGGGGTGCACGGGTGAACACACCGTTCCGAACGTTGCAGCGGATCACCGCCGAGCGCCCGCCCCAGCGGCGGACGGGTGACCGGTGTGAGATGTGCGCCGATCCCATTGCCGGCGAACACCAGCACGTCGTGAATATCGAGGGCAGGCAGCTGTTGTGCGTATGCCGCGCCTGCTACCTGCTGTTCGTGGACCAGGAGGCGGCGCTGCGTTACCGGGCGGTGCCCGACCGCTACCTCGCCTTCCCCGATGTCGAGATCGGCCAGGGCGAGTGGGACGCGTTGGAGATTCCGGTGGGCCTGGCGTTCTTGTTCCGCAACTCCGCACTGGGCCGGACCGTCGCTTTCTATCCCGGACCGGCGGGCGCGACCGAATCGGAATTGCCGTTGGCGCAGTGGAACACGATCGTGCGGCGGCATCCGGAACTGGACACCCTCGCGGCCGATGTCGAGGCCCTGCTGATCCGGGTCCCGGAGAAGGGGGCCGCGGCCGCGAGCTGTCTGCTGCTGCCGATCGACGCGTGCTACGAATTCGTCGGCCGGATGCGGTTGCTCTGGCGCGGCTTCGACGGCGGGGCCGAGGTGCGCCGCTATCTGGACGAGTTCTTCGCGACGGTCTCGGCCCGAGCGCGGACGGGCGGCGCGCCATGAGTCCGGTCCATTCGATGACCTTCGCCGTGCTCGAGATCAAGCCGGAGCCGTACGCGGTGGCGCCGACCCTGACCGCACGGGTCGGTCTCGCCGCGCTCGCCGAGGAACCCGTGCACGCCGTCGCGTTACGCGCGCAGGTGCGGATCCAGCCGTCGCGCCGCCGCTACTCCGACGAGGAGGGCGCGGGTCTGACCGATCTGTTCGGTGCCCGCGAACGCTGGCGGGACACCCAGCGCTCCTTCCTCTGGATGCACTGCGCCACCATGGTTCCCGGATTCGCCGGTGGCGCGGAGGTGGATCTGCCGATGCCGTGCACCTACGACTTCGAGGTGACCGGGTCGAAGTACCTGCACGCGCTACGTGCGGGCACGGTGCCGCTGGTGTTCTTGTTCAGCGGCACGGTCTTCATCCGGGGCAGCGGCGGCTTCGCGATCCAGCAGATCCCCTGGGATCGTGAGGACACCTACGACATGCCGGTCTCGGTATGGCAGGACGTGATGGCCGCGCATTTCCCGAACACCGGCTGGCTGCGCCTGCACCGGGACACCCTCGACGCGCTGACTGCCTACAAATCCGGCCACGGCCTGCTCGGCTTCGACGAGGCCGTGACCCGCCTGCTCACCCACGCCGGAGAATCATCGTGACCGCCGCGGGGATCGCCCGGGCCCGCGCCGTCGCCGACGCGGTGCTCTACGAGGGCTACCTGCTCTATCCCTATCGGGCGAACAGCCCCAAGAATCGGTCGCGCTGGCAGTTCGGCGTGCTGGGTCCGCCCGGGGCCGCCGCGTCCGGGCTCGGCGAAGAGCCCTCGTTGTCGGCCGAGTTCGTCTTCGAGCCGGGTACGGACCCTGTGCTGACATGGACGGTCCGGTTCCTCCAGCTCCAGCGCCGTCAGGTGATCGACGGTGCCGGTGTGGCGCGCGCCGAACTCGCCGTCGGGGATCGATCCTGGCTGTCCTGGGACGAAGCGGTCGCGCGGGAGATCGTCGTCGGCCCCGCAGCGCCCGGGAACCTGGTGCGCGCACTGACGGTTCCCGGTGGCTCCGACACCGAGGAGATCGTCGGCGCGGCAGGCGAGGCCGTCGGCGCGCTGGTGCGGACCAGGCAGCCGCTGGCCGGTGAACTCGCCCTCGACGTCGAGCGGGACGGCCGATTCCTGCGGCTCGCCGCCGAGGTCCGCAACGTGGCCGCACCCGCGACCGACACCGACGACGCGCTCGCCCGCTCGCTGATCGGCGCACACATCATCGCCGAAGCCACCGGGGGACAGTTCGTTTCCGCGCTCGAACCACCGGCGGGGGCCGCGGCCGCGGTCGAGCGCTGCGACCGGCACCGGTGCTTCCCGGTGCTCGCCGGCCCGCCCGGCGACCGCGACCTGCTGCTGATCTCACCGATCATCCTCTACGACCATCCCGAGATCGCCGAGCAGAGCGAGCAAGCGCTGTTCGACTCCACCGAGATCGACGAGATCCTCACGCTGCGCGTGATGACCATGACCGACGACGAGAAGGCGCAGGCCCGTGCGACCGACGCGCGGGCCGGCGAGATCATCGACCGCTGCGACGCCATCACCCCGGAGGCGATGCGGCAGCTGCACGGCGTGCTGCGCGATCCGCAGTCCGGCCGCTCGCCCCTGATACCCGAGGTCCCCGAGGGCATCGATTGGTGGGATCCGGCGGCCGACGGCGCCGTGCGCCCGGAGGCCGACGCGGTGCCGGTGTCGGGCGTGCTGGTGCGCGCGGGCAGCAGGGTCAGGCTGCACCCGTCCCGCCGGGCCGATGCCCAGGATCTGTTCACCGCGGGCCGGTCCGCCCGCGTCGTCTCGGTCCACGAGGACGTGGACGGACAGACACACGTCGGTGTCGTGCTGGACGACGATCCGGCGGCCGATCTGCACGAATGGTTCGGCCGCTATCTCTATTTCGCACCCGACGAACTCGAACCGCTCGACAGCCCCCGAGAACCGGAAGG from Nocardia higoensis includes the following:
- a CDS encoding NifU family protein, with amino-acid sequence MDVRPAEQVDAHPGESRWRTAGDRIETLLEASSAGGAVARERAEQLVREVVDLYGAGLARVVALLDAGMLERLARDDLVASLLLVHGLHPHDVDTRVRSALDSVRPYLGSHGGDVELVEIVDAVVRLELTGSCRGCPSSSVTLELAVQDAVRAAAPEIEAIEVVAAPTEPAAPIPADSLFSRVRSSDASGQWVPAPELAELVPGEVGGFAVAGLPVLACRVGEHVFAYRDLCPVCAHSLAGAALHRRPGFPVGDAVLRCPTCRTHFDVVAAGARIDGDGHLEPIPVLVRDGVLSMAVPVGVHG
- a CDS encoding DUF5947 family protein, which translates into the protein MNTPFRTLQRITAERPPQRRTGDRCEMCADPIAGEHQHVVNIEGRQLLCVCRACYLLFVDQEAALRYRAVPDRYLAFPDVEIGQGEWDALEIPVGLAFLFRNSALGRTVAFYPGPAGATESELPLAQWNTIVRRHPELDTLAADVEALLIRVPEKGAAAASCLLLPIDACYEFVGRMRLLWRGFDGGAEVRRYLDEFFATVSARARTGGAP
- a CDS encoding DUF6084 family protein — translated: MTFAVLEIKPEPYAVAPTLTARVGLAALAEEPVHAVALRAQVRIQPSRRRYSDEEGAGLTDLFGARERWRDTQRSFLWMHCATMVPGFAGGAEVDLPMPCTYDFEVTGSKYLHALRAGTVPLVFLFSGTVFIRGSGGFAIQQIPWDREDTYDMPVSVWQDVMAAHFPNTGWLRLHRDTLDALTAYKSGHGLLGFDEAVTRLLTHAGESS